In a genomic window of Paraburkholderia phenazinium:
- a CDS encoding (2Fe-2S)-binding protein: MNNDSLTAVAGPATDGETITANGQPDPEMETRFAPRRWTHVQINGVEHSVNVEARTTLLDLLREQVQLTGAKKGCNRGECGACTVLMDNRRVNACLVLAVSADGKKITTIEGLASDGVLHPVQQAFIEHDAFQCGFCTCGQIMSAVGCIAEGHTGSNAEIREWMSGNICRCSAYPQIAAAVEAAAKEMG, translated from the coding sequence ATGAACAACGATTCGTTGACCGCCGTTGCCGGTCCCGCGACAGACGGCGAGACAATCACGGCGAATGGGCAGCCTGATCCAGAAATGGAAACGCGGTTTGCCCCACGCAGGTGGACGCACGTCCAGATCAATGGCGTTGAGCATTCCGTCAACGTGGAAGCAAGGACGACCCTTTTGGATCTGTTGCGCGAACAGGTGCAGTTGACAGGCGCAAAAAAGGGCTGCAACCGCGGAGAATGCGGCGCTTGCACGGTGTTGATGGATAACCGGCGCGTCAATGCCTGCCTCGTGCTCGCAGTCAGTGCCGATGGCAAGAAAATCACCACGATAGAGGGATTAGCGAGTGATGGGGTCCTGCATCCCGTCCAGCAGGCCTTCATTGAGCACGATGCCTTCCAGTGTGGTTTTTGTACCTGTGGCCAGATCATGTCCGCTGTGGGCTGCATTGCCGAGGGACACACCGGTTCCAACGCTGAAATTCGCGAATGGATGAGCGGTAATATCTGTCGCTGTTCTGCGTATCCGCAGATCGCGGCGGCTGTCGAGGCTGCCGCGAAGGAGATGGGCTGA
- a CDS encoding GntR family transcriptional regulator produces the protein MKEVVENHRSKNADAEARTPGSLGLQTAAGAIYERLRVDIISCGLPPGFKLRLNDISKRYGCGPIPIREALSRLAAEALVVYSNQKGFAVAPVSTKSLMDLAQARAWTSEVAMREAVLRGDDEWEERVLLSYHRLSKVHRYSSENPRVVNPLYDRPHREFHKALFSGCGSEWMIDACMHLFDHAERYRNLSRHAVVLPRENEHKLMVDAALARNVEEAVRLIQQHVLLTAQIVRENS, from the coding sequence ATGAAGGAAGTTGTCGAAAACCATCGCTCCAAAAATGCCGACGCCGAAGCTAGGACACCGGGAAGTCTCGGTCTGCAGACCGCCGCTGGAGCCATATATGAGCGGCTTCGCGTGGACATTATTTCCTGTGGACTGCCTCCCGGATTCAAGCTGCGCCTGAACGATATCAGCAAGCGATATGGCTGCGGCCCCATTCCTATCCGCGAGGCGCTTAGTCGACTGGCAGCCGAAGCGCTGGTGGTTTATTCAAATCAGAAGGGGTTCGCGGTAGCACCCGTCAGTACCAAAAGCCTTATGGATCTGGCGCAGGCGCGAGCCTGGACATCGGAAGTTGCCATGCGCGAAGCCGTGCTGCGGGGTGACGACGAATGGGAAGAGCGCGTCCTTCTCAGCTATCATCGACTTTCCAAAGTCCATCGGTATAGTTCAGAGAACCCTCGAGTCGTAAACCCGCTATATGACCGTCCCCACCGCGAATTTCACAAGGCGCTGTTTTCCGGATGTGGGTCAGAATGGATGATCGACGCGTGCATGCATCTTTTCGACCACGCCGAACGATACCGTAATTTGTCACGGCATGCCGTGGTATTGCCGCGCGAAAATGAACACAAGCTCATGGTGGACGCGGCGCTCGCGAGAAACGTTGAAGAGGCTGTTCGCCTTATCCAGCAACACGTTTTGCTGACGGCTCAAATCGTTCGCGAAAATAGCTAA
- a CDS encoding antibiotic biosynthesis monooxygenase family protein — MTTISKHNQLITLINVFTVEPSRQQELLDLLDRATQIVRLEPGFISSSLHRGIDGNKVTMYAQWRSVEAYRAMRENPTPLSYFEQAAAFTEFETAVYEVVETYSPPAGEA, encoded by the coding sequence ATGACTACAATCTCTAAACATAACCAGCTTATTACGTTGATCAACGTATTCACCGTCGAGCCGTCCCGGCAACAGGAACTCCTCGATTTGCTTGACCGTGCAACCCAGATCGTGCGCCTGGAGCCCGGATTCATCTCATCAAGCCTTCACCGGGGCATAGATGGCAACAAGGTCACCATGTACGCGCAGTGGCGAAGTGTTGAGGCCTATCGGGCGATGCGTGAGAATCCCACCCCTTTAAGCTACTTTGAGCAGGCAGCAGCATTCACGGAATTCGAGACCGCAGTGTACGAGGTCGTCGAAACATATTCCCCCCCAGCCGGAGAGGCGTAG